The genomic segment tgcgcctatgttcaataggcctaccagcgcacgcagagccccgggactcgcggaggtcccggggttttccgaggggggcatgtcgggggcggggctgagcgGTGCGctgtggcatttcgggggtgggcccgggggcgtggccacgccctccggaaccgccctcaGGTTgcatctaggcgcgccagcggcccgctggcgcgcggggatttacttctccctctgggaggcgtaaatccccaaacaaaggtagggggggtttagacagggccgggggggtgggttaggtagaggaaggtgaggggagggcgttagcaaattccctccaaggccactccgatttcggagcggcctcggagggaacggaggcaggctgcgtggctcagcgcgcgccggctacacgaaatcggtagccttgtgtacaccgatccaggattttagcggctacgcacgtatctactaaaatcccgcgtacttttgtttgcgcctggagcgccaacaaaagtacgccaacgcgccgtttttgaaaatctaccccagtgtgtggcACGCCACGTACTTAAGTagatatagtgctgggtcatcaagaaaatcgtcaccgagcactgaatgacagcgcaattggctgtattcagtgcatttctcaaaatgttatcgctgatacgttgcattccggtatccgtgccaacctgtctgacccactctgacagggctgtgaggtcaccaatgacttagaggaaagggctggtttttggctctggatacacccaaatggcgtcctccgattgcaaatggtGGCGAAGAAAAGCACGTGCTGCCAAACATATGAAACGGATGatacgttatattcgtggggagttgcgatacgttttgcttccccacgaatacaacgaatagggacatatacgttgcggattgccaatacgtcgaaaacgaatgcacacccctagtgaacaGTCAGACTATGTCTGCAGTGAGGGAATGTGCCAGCGAGGCTTGAATGAGCACCACCTCATGTACCCCACAAATTCTGCCTTTAACCAGTCACACGTTATGATTACACTCTCGCATGCATTTACTATTTCTCTTTGCTTTGTATGCCATACTGGATTGGCACCAGCTGACAAATTATACTGTGAGAGTTTGTGACAAGGCATCAAGAAATCAGTGTCCCCAGTCAGAACAATGACTAGGTTTTAAGTGTACAGGATGCATCCCGTAGTACAATAGCATAATCCTTCTAAAATGCCAGTCACTTTTGTCACGATAATATATGGTCTTATCAATGGATAAGTTGCAGTATAAGGCTTAATGCTCTTAGGTTGACTGCTAATATAATTCTTTCTTGTTTAGAGACATGACTTCTCTTGGGATGAACTGGACCAATGGGACATCTTCAGAAGATGAGATTGCCATATTGCGTGAAACAATGAAGATTATCACAGCTGTGGCCTTCAGCCTCATCTTTCTCCTGGGAGTCACTGGGAATGGCACAGTTATATGGATCACAGGTTGTAAGCTGAGGAGGACCATCAACACAGTCTGGTTCTTCAATCTGGCACTTGCAGATTTCATCTCCACTTTTCTCATTTTCATCACCATCCTCTACTTGGCCTTGGACCTCAACTGGCCCTTTGGCCCTGTATTCTGTAAGCTGGTCAACTGCACCTTTGGCCTCAGCATCTACACCAGTATTCTGCTGCTCAGTGCCATCAGCATAGATCGATGTGTTCTAGGGCTGTTCCCTGTTTGGTGTCAGAACTACAGAACAACTAAGATGATAACTATGGTCTGCTTGATTATCTGGGTGCTTTCCATTGCCTTAGTCCCAGGTTCCTATATATTCTCAGAAATGTCCACAGAGCAGAACCGGAGCTCCTGCAGGAATCTTGACATCTTTGAAGACTGGGAAAGGAAAGAAGCGGATGTCTTCACAGTCTGCATCTTCCTGTATCAATTCTTCATTCCCTTGATCATCATTTTGATCTCCTATGCTATTCTCATCTTTACTATAAGGAAAAAACGTCTAAACAAATCCAGCAAGCCCCTCCTGGTGATAACTGGGGTGGtcttctcctttttcctctgCTGGCTGCCCTATCATGCCTTTGCATTGGCACGTATATCTGTCCATCGTCTTCCTCGCACAGTCCTCTATGTggccatcccaatctccaagtgCCTCGCTATGTTGAACAGCTGCATCAATCCCATCCTTTATGTCTTTGTTGGTCACGAATTCAAAGATGTGGTAAAAAGGTCCCTCACGCAGGTATTCAGAGCTGCATTTGAGGAGATGCCACATCCTGCTCTCTAGGAGAAACATAGAGGCTATCTGTGGAAAAAAGGTATCTACAATATGTAGCAACCTTAACAGAACAAAGGGACAATTTCTTATAAACTGTCTGAACATGGGAACCTTACATTTAAGGAACTATTTCACAAAGAACCAATAGGAACAGTAAAAGACCGTGCCCAATTACATCACTTGTGCTAATTTTCCTACAGACTAAATGGATGGGACtttttaaaagaatattttaggCTTTTAGTGTCAGTGTTATCAAGCTGAGAGCTCTACCAAGCTGCCACCAAgctgaattccccccccccccccccccaatgctacCATCTCATAGGCACCAGATTCCATCACCATAGTGTGCACATCCAAGTAGTACAACCTCATTGTTTAGGGAgagattttgaaaattagcaacaaCCAGGTTGAAAATACAGAAGCTACCAATTTGAGTTACAGAAGTCAGTCACTCTTAGGAGAACTAGTAAACATTTCCATTCTCTTCTGGTATTGGGTATTACATTTATCCTAGCCTGGGCCAAGGTATAACAACTAAAGGTCTACTGGCAGACAGTACCTCTCTCAAACTGTGTGCTCCCCTCAGTACACTGTCAATCACCTAGCATACAAAAGGAACATTTCAGCCTTTTTAAGACACTAATATGTACCATAATCTTAAGCTGAAATAGGCTGAAAATATTTGTTGTTGAGCACCCTGAAATAGCTATAGCTCTTACTATAATAAATATTTAgtgaatataagatttgccatactaggtcagaccaaagacctatcaagtccagtatcctttttccccaacagtggccaatccacattACAactacctggcagaatcccaaaaggtcaatagattgcATGTTGCTTTTCCaatggataagcagtggatttccacaAGTTCACCTTaatagtttatagacttttcttccaagacctttcccaaatcttttttaaatccagctacattaaaagtttttatcatgtcctctggcaataaattccagagtttaattatgcattgagcaaaaagaatgttttttcctatttgttttaaatgtactaaacttcattgcattttttctagtctttgtactttttctgaAAAAAGCAAACCACCTATTTGCTTATACCTGtttcactcattttatagacctttatcatatcttccttcagctgtctcctctccaagttgaaaagccctaacctctttagcctttcctaataggggaattgttctatcattttggtcacccttctctgtgccttttctaaatCTACTATACATTTTTTgacatgtggtgaccagaattgtacatgtaacccctgggctgataaTTCCATATAAAGGCTCCAGGAATCACACCTCAAACAGCCTCTTAGTTATATCTTCTCAAGTTCTTAACTTATCTGAGTGTCCATGAGTCCTTGAATAGAGGGAAGAATTATCTTCTAGGCCCTGTATATTGCTTTAAGTCAAATCCCAATTTTAAAATTCATTGCAAACAGCTCTAATGATCACAGCAGCAATGATCACACTGGAAGCACTGAATGGTCTCCAACATAATTTCATCATTCATCAGTAAAAGTTGattaaagttctttacagctttaGCAGTTTGAACAGTTGATATCACAAATTCAAGTCCAAGTAGATTTGTGATGTCTTctaataaatgtatatatatggtTCAAATTTCCAATTTATAAATCCTATTTCTTTTCCTCTACAATCAATTATGGGGCAGTTTGTAAGCTCTCTTCCAATTGATAATCTATACAGAAAAATCCCAATCTCTCCTACATCTCCTGAAGTAGCTCTTCCTTCTCCTTGCACTCAGTACTAGATGATCACTTTTGTTACTATTTTTCTCCTCTGATCTTCTTGAGATGAAAGCAAACTTAATGCTAGGTCCAGGCaactcttcctctccccttcacTCCTAAATCCAGTAATGGAAGAGAACCCAATCTTCAGAACTGCTTACAGCTGACCCATGTTCTCAGTCAAACACTACACCTTCAATTGGCATACTCTCGACTACTTaggtatgttttaaaaaaaaggaaaggacatGAGATGAGGATGATGGAAAAATTCCTCTCAGGTCAACCAAAAATTAACAGATTCCCAGATATGGTCTGCACTGTTTCAGACACAATCCTTCAAAAGATTGAAAGCTGTCTCCTTTTCTAAACTCAGGTCTCAATCCAGAGACTCCAGAAGCCTTCTCtctcaaaaataaacaaaaccggAGAACAGCCATGGACATGATGTCCTTGGAAGGGCAATCTAAAATTTAACACtaagcagtgattctcaacccagttaatcaggttttcaggacttcTGCAGTAAATATgcatagaggcagtgcatgcacatctgttgcatatccattgtgaatatcttgaaaatctgactggaaAGGTGTATCccaaggactgagttgagaacctCTGGTCTAAGAGCACACTGTTCTAGCTCTGCATGAGAGAGCTACAAACCCATATAAATTACTTCTCTGTGCTCTCCCCACACTGATGGAATATCCCTATTGCCAAGAAATCTGATCCtggtagaggcattatgatatgtaTTTTActctcctttcctaataattcctagcattctatttgctttattggctGTTGCCACACActtgagcagaagattttaacatatccatgatgatgcctagatcctagAAAGGTGTTAACTCCCAATGTGTAACCTTGCAATGtgtgcccagtctcccagtgtcacaaggtcctcaatttctcacaatcctcttctgatgtaacaactttgaatagttttgtacCATcatcccatttc from the Rhinatrema bivittatum chromosome 14, aRhiBiv1.1, whole genome shotgun sequence genome contains:
- the LOC115076274 gene encoding chemokine-like receptor 1, whose translation is MNWTNGTSSEDEIAILRETMKIITAVAFSLIFLLGVTGNGTVIWITGCKLRRTINTVWFFNLALADFISTFLIFITILYLALDLNWPFGPVFCKLVNCTFGLSIYTSILLLSAISIDRCVLGLFPVWCQNYRTTKMITMVCLIIWVLSIALVPGSYIFSEMSTEQNRSSCRNLDIFEDWERKEADVFTVCIFLYQFFIPLIIILISYAILIFTIRKKRLNKSSKPLLVITGVVFSFFLCWLPYHAFALARISVHRLPRTVLYVAIPISKCLAMLNSCINPILYVFVGHEFKDVVKRSLTQVFRAAFEEMPHPAL